The genome window AATTTCAGCTAACAGAATTCTTATCCGATCGATGTAAGACATGATCTCGGCAGTTAGTGCCTTGCCTTCGTCGTTACGGAAATTGTTTATACTTACCAGTGCTTCCTGCACCAGTGGCTGTACCTGCTCCCACTCTGCATCTCCGCCAATGTCTTCTACCTGGTCCTGCAATAACACGTCCGGCATATGCAGTGCCAACCTGAACAGGTCGTTCTTTGCTCCGCCAACCATATCGGCAGCTTCTTCCAGCTCACGGTAATAAGTTTGTAGTAGTTCTTTATTAATAGTGCTCTTAGCTTTCTGGGCTTTGTTCTTCACATAATCCACACATATACTTACCTTACCCCGCACCAGCGCTTTCTGCACCATGTTCCGTATCTCGTACTCCTTATCAGACAGAAAGCGCGGCAGGCGCACGCTCAGGTCCATGCTTTTAGAATTTAACGATCTGATCTCTACTGAAATGGAATATT of Pontibacter deserti contains these proteins:
- a CDS encoding YicC/YloC family endoribonuclease → MLQSMTGFGSARLDTDQYSISVEIRSLNSKSMDLSVRLPRFLSDKEYEIRNMVQKALVRGKVSICVDYVKNKAQKAKSTINKELLQTYYRELEEAADMVGGAKNDLFRLALHMPDVLLQDQVEDIGGDAEWEQVQPLVQEALVSINNFRNDEGKALTAEIMSYIDRIRILLAEIDKHDPVRMEQIRTRIKGHMAELATAEHFDQNRFEQEMVYYIEKLDIAEEKVRLVNHLHYFTETVYLPEPTGKKLGFISQEIGREINTIGSKANDATIQHHVVEMKEELEKIKEQINNIL